Proteins encoded together in one Planctopirus ephydatiae window:
- a CDS encoding DUF1588 domain-containing protein has product MSSYRRINADPRGLQTNTDIQPQSALSTRTLSASVPGSVMGLIATLLCSSNLLFAQAEKTATPIVSDKKAFDETVSPFLSKYCADCHGEGSNESGVVLSGISFDLASGHDIELWNTVLRQLHLEEMPPTESEQPEQHERDAVMLWINAELKKSGNVSDLYTKLESPSFANYVNHEKLFSGEITAEPFSPARLWRTSPEVFENVKSKYGEGARDFRQPFPLEDKVGIKDYANLLFADSAVVSVLMSNAAFAADELIKHSPIASSDTRPSDDLLASAISEHFRKVVYREPLKEEISNYSELFRKTAKEGGNAEAMRLVLMAVMLHHESVYRVEIGLGKEDSHGRRMLSGTEMAFAIAYALTDRPPDEVLLQAAKEGQLNSSTDAQLQIARILQDDAIDKPRILRFFQEFFGYSQAHKVFKDEDRSGGFAYYGENYPAMYEKDADFFVMNILEKDQDVFRQLLTSDEYYIINRATFRNTVYDFYKKNQQQLDAGEYPEAKQKELLQRLNLKGWHELNVKYDLHNFNKEFDGSVAAIKQIVEEQYSWMDTKDEDILLHRMQALYAKYPMVYDLRDDEQDFLLPQPYKRPNRAGMLTHPAWLIAHSLNDSTDPIRRGKWVRERLLGGVIPDIPITVDASVPEDHTKTLRERLQKTESVECWRCHKKMNPLGYAFEIYDDFGRHRTEESLAKGDTKPVNARSELAGTGEQKLDGEYKDALELIHRLAESDNVRQCMIRHVFRYFMGRNETLNDSKTLISADRAYLESGGSFKALLTSILSSDSFLYRKTLEPTSR; this is encoded by the coding sequence ATGAGTTCCTATCGCAGAATCAACGCGGACCCACGAGGTTTGCAAACGAATACTGATATTCAGCCGCAATCTGCCCTGTCGACAAGAACATTGAGCGCGTCTGTTCCTGGTTCGGTGATGGGCTTGATCGCCACTTTGTTGTGTTCCTCGAACCTGCTTTTTGCTCAAGCCGAAAAGACAGCGACTCCCATTGTCTCAGACAAAAAGGCCTTCGACGAAACCGTCTCTCCATTCCTGAGTAAGTACTGTGCCGATTGTCACGGCGAGGGCAGCAATGAGTCAGGTGTCGTCTTGTCCGGCATCAGTTTTGATCTGGCATCCGGCCATGATATCGAGCTTTGGAATACGGTACTCCGGCAACTGCACTTGGAAGAGATGCCACCGACCGAGAGTGAACAACCCGAGCAGCACGAAAGAGATGCCGTGATGCTCTGGATCAATGCAGAATTGAAAAAATCCGGGAACGTTTCTGATCTCTATACGAAATTGGAAAGTCCGAGCTTCGCAAATTATGTGAACCACGAAAAGCTCTTCAGCGGCGAAATCACTGCGGAGCCTTTTTCACCGGCACGGTTGTGGAGAACCAGCCCTGAAGTTTTTGAGAATGTGAAATCCAAATACGGAGAGGGAGCCAGGGATTTCAGGCAGCCTTTTCCGTTGGAAGATAAAGTTGGTATCAAAGATTATGCCAACCTCCTGTTTGCGGATTCGGCGGTTGTAAGTGTATTGATGAGCAATGCGGCTTTTGCTGCAGATGAACTCATCAAGCATTCTCCCATCGCTTCGTCAGACACACGTCCCAGTGATGACTTGCTTGCTTCGGCCATCAGCGAACATTTCAGGAAGGTGGTCTATCGAGAGCCCCTGAAAGAAGAGATCAGCAACTACTCGGAGCTTTTCCGAAAGACAGCCAAAGAAGGCGGCAATGCCGAGGCCATGCGATTGGTCTTGATGGCGGTAATGTTGCACCATGAATCGGTCTACAGAGTTGAGATCGGTCTTGGCAAAGAAGATTCTCACGGACGTCGGATGTTGTCGGGTACTGAAATGGCATTTGCTATCGCCTATGCGCTGACAGATCGTCCGCCTGATGAGGTACTGCTTCAGGCGGCAAAAGAGGGGCAGTTGAACAGCAGCACGGATGCGCAGCTACAAATTGCACGCATCCTTCAGGATGACGCGATTGACAAACCAAGGATCCTGCGTTTCTTCCAGGAGTTCTTTGGCTACTCCCAGGCCCATAAGGTTTTTAAGGACGAAGATCGCTCGGGGGGATTCGCTTACTACGGCGAAAACTATCCCGCGATGTACGAGAAAGACGCGGATTTTTTCGTCATGAACATCCTGGAGAAAGATCAGGATGTTTTCAGGCAATTGCTGACGTCAGACGAGTACTACATCATCAACCGAGCGACATTTCGGAACACGGTCTACGATTTTTACAAGAAGAACCAACAGCAACTTGATGCAGGGGAATATCCGGAAGCCAAACAGAAAGAACTCCTGCAGAGACTGAACCTGAAGGGCTGGCATGAACTGAATGTGAAATACGACCTGCACAACTTCAACAAAGAATTCGATGGCAGTGTCGCTGCGATAAAGCAGATCGTTGAGGAACAATATAGTTGGATGGACACCAAAGACGAAGACATACTTCTGCATCGCATGCAGGCTCTGTATGCAAAGTATCCGATGGTTTACGACCTCAGGGATGATGAGCAGGATTTCTTGTTGCCACAGCCTTACAAGCGCCCGAACCGTGCCGGGATGTTGACTCATCCAGCCTGGCTGATCGCACATTCATTGAATGACAGCACGGACCCGATTCGGCGAGGAAAATGGGTGAGGGAGCGATTACTGGGAGGCGTGATACCGGACATTCCCATCACAGTGGATGCCTCTGTTCCGGAAGACCATACGAAAACGCTCAGAGAAAGGTTGCAAAAGACGGAGAGCGTTGAATGCTGGCGTTGTCACAAGAAGATGAATCCCCTGGGATATGCCTTCGAGATCTACGATGACTTCGGACGGCATCGAACGGAGGAAAGTCTGGCCAAAGGAGATACCAAGCCGGTCAATGCCAGAAGTGAACTGGCAGGCACGGGCGAGCAGAAATTGGATGGCGAATACAAGGATGCTCTGGAACTGATCCACAGACTGGCTGAATCAGATAACGTTCGTCAATGTATGATCCGGCATGTGTTTCGGTACTTTATGGGGCGAAACGAAACGCTTAACGATTCAAAAACGCTCATTTCCGCCGATCGGGCCTACCTTGAAAGTGGTGGCAGTTTTAAGGCACTCTTGACTTCCATACTTTCGTCTGACTCATTTCTTTATCGCAAAACACTTGAACCGACTTCAAGGTAG